Proteins from a genomic interval of Polyodon spathula isolate WHYD16114869_AA chromosome 1, ASM1765450v1, whole genome shotgun sequence:
- the plrg1 gene encoding pleiotropic regulator 1 has translation MVEDVQKHSVHTLVFRSLKRTHDMFVADHAKAVAIDEESHKLKMAAKIRADYSAVLHMPVLKEGKEKILRQTDDQYGQGFSANPSQDSDYVITGTHPYPSGPGVALTADTQMQKMPSDTGVQSMALALPPSQSRQDASRTAASMADIHRHAGSAERSQPPGHALSYLEAGGTKNSSLMAKKAPTMPKPQWHPPWKLYRVISGHLGWVRSIAVEPGNQWFVTGSGDRTIKIWDLASGKLKLSLTGHISTVRGVAISSRSPYLFSCGEDKQVKCWDLEYNKVIRHYHGHLSAVYGMDLHPTIDVLVTCSRDSTARVWDIRSKANVHTLSGHTNAVATVKCQSAEPQIITGSHDTTIRLWDLVAGKTRVTLTNHKKSVRAVVLHPRQYTFASGSPDNIKQWKFPDGNFIQNLSGHNAIINTLAVNSDGVLVSGADNGTIHMWDWRTGYNFQRIHAAVQPGSLDSESGIFACMFDHSESRLITAEADKTIKVYREDDTATEESHPVNWKPEIIKRKRF, from the exons gaCGTGCAGAAGCACTCTGTGCACACGCTGGTGTTCAGGTCACTCAAGAGAACTCATGACATGTTTGTGGCTGACCATGCCAAGGCTGTTGCTATAGATGAAGAgag cCACAAACTAAAGATGGCAGCCAAGATCCGTGCAGATTATAGCGCAGTGCTCCATATGCCTGTTCTTAAAGAGGGCAAAGAAAAGATCCTTCGCCAGACAGATGACCAGTATGGACAGGGATTTTCTGCAAACCCTA gtCAAGACTCTGACTATGTCATAACTGGGACCCACCCATACCCATCTGGACCAG GCGTTGCACTGACTGCTGATACACAGATGCAGAAAATGCCCAGTGACACTGGTGTTCAGTCCATGGCGCTGGCTCTTCCTCCTTCACAGTCCAG gcaagaTGCCAGTCGTACAGCAGCGAGTATGGCTGATATTCACAGACATGCTGGCAGTGCAGAAAGGTCACAGCCACCTGGTCATGCCTTG tcTTACCTGGAGGCAGGGGGCACAAAGAATTCTTCATTGATGGCTAAGAAAGCACCAACAATGCCCAAACCCCAGTGGCACCCACCATGGAAACTGTACAGG GTTATCAGTGGTCACTTAGGATGGGTGAGGTCTATAGCAGTAGAACCCGGGAATCAATGGTTTGTCACCGGGTCTGGTGACAGAACTATTAAG atCTGGGACCTGGCGAGTGGTAAACTGAAGTTGTCTCTAACTGGGCACATTAGCACAGTCAGAGGAGTTGCTATCAGTTCACGTAGCCCATACCTTTTCTCCTGTGGAGAGGATAAGCAAGTCAAATGTTGGGATCTGGAATACAACAAG gtcATCAGACATTACCATGGCCATCTAAGTGCTGTGTATGGTATGGACCTGCATCCTACAATAGATGTTCTGGTGACATGTAGCAGAGATTCAACTGCTAGG gTGTGGGACATCCGATCAAAAGCCAATGTGCACACTTTGTCAGGGCACACCAACGCTGTAGCAACGGTGAAGTGCCAATCTGCAGAACCACAAATCATTACAG GAAGCCATGATACTACCATAAGGTTATGGGATCTGGTAGCTGGAAAGACTAGAGTAACATTGACAAACCACAAGAAATCTGTGAGAGCTGTGGTTTTACATCCAAGGCA GTATACTTTTGCTTCTGGCTCTCCGGATAACATCAAACAATGGAAATTCCCTGATGGAAATTTTATCCAGAACCTCTCTGGTCACAATGCTATAATCAACACGCTCGCTGTGAATTCGGATGGAGTACTGGTATCAGGag ctgATAATGGAACTATCCACATGTGGGATTGGAGAACAGGCTATAACTTCCAGAGAATCCATGCAGCGGTACAGCCTGGGTCCCTGGATAGTGAATCAGGAATCTTTGCCTGCATGTTTGATCATTCAGAGAGCAGGCTGATCACAGCAGAGGCTGACAAAACCATCAAAGTCTACAGAGAAGATGACACAGCG actgaAGAATCTCACCCAGTCAACTGGAAGCCAGAGATCATTAAAAGGAAGAGATTTTAA